Genomic window (Moraxella haemolytica):
TACAGCGAACCAGAAAACAAAACCAAAGAGATAGGCTTTAAACTGCAATACACATTTTAATCTACCTTAAAGCCAACTCTCAAGTTAAGCCATGTAATTTAAAAAATAAATGGCCACTCATCACCCCCCCTTATTGATTTCAATATCAGTAAGGGGTTTTATTAACAAACCATAACCTACTTATTATTCCAAAGCACCACTCACCCCAAGTACAAAAATCTCTACTTTAGATTTTGTTAGTCGCAAAAAACCAACATTGAACAAATATGCTATAATACGCAGATTTATTTTATATTTATGGTCTTACGACATGGACATCATTTTACAACTCATTGATCTCATCGTAAATATCGATAAGCATTTGACGGTATTTTTAGCAGACTATGGCATGTGGATTTATGGGATTTTATTCTTAATTATCTTTGTTGAGACAGGTCTTGTGGTCATGCCATTTTTACCAGGTGACAGCCTACTCTTTGCAGTAGGGGCGTTAGTAGCCTTTACAGGAAAGCTCAACCCCGCCCTACTCATCGCCTTGCTATTTATCGCAGCGGTACTTGGCGATACACTAAATTATCATATTGGAAAATATATCGGACCTAAAGTATTTGCAAAAAATTACCGCTTGATTAACAAAGACCATCTCATCGCCACTCAGACTTTTTTTGAAAAGCATGGCGGTAAAACCATTATCTTTGCCAGATTTCTGCCTTTTATTCGCACTTTTGCCCCTTTTGTGGCGGGAGCAGGCAGTATGAATTATAAGCGATTTATCAGCTATAATATCATCGGTGGTTTTTTATGGATTGCATCTTTTGTTCTGCTTGGCTATTTTTTTGGCAATCAGCCTGTCATCAAGGATAATTTTACTTATGTGATTTTTGGTATTATTGGATTTAGTATACTACCCATCATCATTAGTTTTTTGCGACAAAAAATAAACCCATGACTTAAAATAGGTTAAACC
Coding sequences:
- a CDS encoding DedA family protein yields the protein MDIILQLIDLIVNIDKHLTVFLADYGMWIYGILFLIIFVETGLVVMPFLPGDSLLFAVGALVAFTGKLNPALLIALLFIAAVLGDTLNYHIGKYIGPKVFAKNYRLINKDHLIATQTFFEKHGGKTIIFARFLPFIRTFAPFVAGAGSMNYKRFISYNIIGGFLWIASFVLLGYFFGNQPVIKDNFTYVIFGIIGFSILPIIISFLRQKINP